TCAAAAACTATACAATGGCAAGCATTGTAATTCATGTCAAAATTGTAGACATTTGAATAACTGAGATGGAGGTGTTGTCTACTTCCCAGACCTCGGGAGGCGGGGCCATATTTTGCGTGATCAGTTACACCTGATTGATGCCATTGTATCTGATCACGCAAAACAAATTCCCGCTCTTGAAAGTTTTTATACCGTAGATAGGAACTCACAGCTTCCTTCAAATAGTAGGAGGCCCATAGTAATCTGGGTAGATAGCAATTACAAGCAATTGTAGTTTCTATCAACGCCACCAGCTAATAGCCATATAAACTTGCAAAAGccattaaattaaacaaaaattaaaagcatCACTGCACATATTTACACATATTTGCTCTTGACTTATGGATAAAGCAAAGGTGTGTACACAAATTAATTTGGTATTGACAAGACAAATTTCCTGCTATATATGCACGTCAGCATCTCAATTCCGCGTAGGGCCTTAAACATAGCAACCGGCATAATTTAAGCACTTTCCTGATTTCATAAGCCACCCATTTAATCTACTTTCTCTTGTTTTTGCTTCGGCTTCACGGATTCGAAGGTCAAATCTgtgcaaaaggaaaaagaatctGAGGTCGATGTTAGCTGTTTAGGCAGTCATAATACGATTTAGCTTTACACTTCCGTTGTGAGGCTGTCAGGTACGCGTTTCCGTTGTAAAATATGTGTCCTGAGGCTACATTCCTCCACCtgataattaaaaaaagaaacttTCGCGGATAAGATTTAACTATGAGAAAGAGAGGACGAGAGTGTTAAAACCTATTGGAGAATAGAAATCTGCACCACTCAAATTCTACACTTTAATGGTTAATTACACTTCTGCATCCCAAAATTACGTGAAATTTCAGAGTCATAGTATTTCTAGCCAGTAAACTGGGGTTGGAGTTTCAATAATGAATTAGGTTTCATGATTGGCTTGGGAACGGAAGTAAGATTTCGAGGTCGTAGAAGCACAAGGAATAATGCTGACAATCTGCATTATATTCTTCTATGTGATAATTTATCTCAAGTGGATAGAAATGAGGACAGGAGGAATCTGAAAGGACAATGCCAATGTGCAAAATTATAAACCATACATATCTACCAGCACCGGTAATGTCAAACATTACTGTCACATCTATCATTTTGCCTTTTCACAAAATCAACAGTACAGATTATGCAGAAGAATTTGTTCAGGCTTAACTTGTGCAAGGGTTGGGTTTATCTCATGGTAACAAACTGGGAAGATATTCGCGTAAATTACCTAATTACTATCCATTAGGTGATTTTGATATTAAAACAGAAACCAAATACGAAATTTACCTGCATGGCTACAACTGTTGACAATAGGTCTCTGCACTGACCAAGCAAAGCATGCTCCTTCGCAGTTACATTTGCAAGTTCAGCCACCAAAAAGTTCACATCCCCAACCTATCAATTACACGTGGTTTCAGACCAATGGAAAAACAAAACGTCAAACAGGAAGTTCAATAGTTTGTCAGCTAGGGCCAACTGCATTATCATTGGACATAATTACTGGTCGTTCACGCATTTTAAGGGAGGTAGGTCTAAATGCATTACGAGTAAAACATCACAGAAATCACCCCATGTTTATAAGATCTGCCCACCACTGGTATTGTAAGTGAAAACCTATGGAACCCCTTTGTTATACCCACTAGATTTGATATTGTCACATGTCGTTCATATTCTACTCAAAAAGGCATCACATGCAGcagaaattctaaattaaacTACATCGTTTGTATCTACATAGTAAGTCAACCATCACACTCTAGAACTCACATGTATTACAACATAACCTATATTTGCCTTCCCGGATAGGACTTTAGGTGCCCAGACTTTTAGAAGGCATGAACAATGAATAAAAGTGCTTGTTATAgatgcaaaaacaaaaacagaaggcAAGGATTCCaatgatcaaaaattaaaaaaaaaggcaccTTCGATAACAATAAGCATATTGATGATGCCATTGCTTGCATCACATCAACTGCTGAAGAAATAGCATCCTTCACGTTGTAGACATCAGCCTGTAGCAATGAAGAGTCAACAAATGATAAATTGTTAGGCAATGAGCTGTCACTGCATATAAGGAACTAGCTAAAGAAGAAGTATAGGAGAGGTGCATACCCTTGCTACACCAACAACTGGAAGGCGAAGTGTGCTAGCTTTCAAAGCTTCGATGGCCCCTGACAAAGAATCAGAGTAATCCTGATCCATAAGTGACAACTCTTCCAGATATGTCATCTGCACTCATCAAGCAATAAAGGATTAAACTCAACGCTCATTAAAATACAACACCAAAATCTCTTTCTGCAAAAGCAATGCATGCATTGAGTACCAAATGACCATGAAGACATAATTCTTTCCTCTAAACAATAAGTAATTTTCAGATTTCAGTGTAAGCTATATCTGTGCATGCGTGTGTAAGTGAAAAATGAGCAACAAATGACCTTTAGGAGCAGAACTCACATGCAATGAACTGACAATCATGAATAACCAGGCCAAAGATTGATAAGAAATAAAGGCAGAATGTAGTCAGAGGTCTTACTTGTCCCTTTAGGATGGAAGTTAGCTTCAAATGTTGCCTCAGCAGATGTAACTCGATCCGTTTTTGTCTTACAGATTCACGAAGTCTTGAACTAGTTACCCATGCATTATAGAGGCTTCTCTGATGGAAGGAATTCGAGACAACTAAAGTTAGGGTTAAGAATTAAGTGGTCAAAATGGGTTACATTAACACGTATAACAAAGCAAAGAGTAGCAGTTAAACCTGAATTCATGCATCCTTCACTAATTCAATATTTATTTGTAATACTTTAGAATCCTTTTTTAACCCAAGAAGTTTTAATAAGTGGTAACTATCCACATCCATCTACAATTCACTTTTCATCCCAAGttcgaaaaaaaataaaaaattacagaaTAATATTCCTGCACAACAACGAATTCTGTTTTGATAGTCAAAACAGGAAAATAATTAATCTAGTATGTGTTTCCAAGAGTCCCAAATAAAGCCTATTGATATCATATGCCAATAATAATTCAAGAGAGACTTTTTGTCCTGCATGTCAAACTTCAATCATCAAGCTTTTGTGCCAACAAGCTATCAAGCTAGCCACCCTGAAGGTTCTCATCTATAATAAACAAATACGCATCACATAACAACTCCCATCAAATGACTTGAAATAACCCATTTTTCCCTTTCTCGCAACTTACAACTTAGAACCCCTGTTTTCCGTCATTCATCCTCCCCAAGCATGTTTTTGATCAGAACCCACAAAACAGAGTACCTTAGATTACCTCAACTTTGACTGCAAACACAAATCTCGTTTGAATTTACACATGAATATCCAACTTGGAACATTTGTGGGGAAAATAAAAGTATCGTATGAACAAAACTGAAGGGGAGGCTATAGCATAATATTAAGAAACTAGAAACCTAATCACAACTTAAATTTATGATGTAAATTCTACAACCAAGGGATGTAAAGTTGATCAATTAAGAAAAAGAAACCCAAAAGCAGTCAAAGATTCCCCTATAAAACAAAGGTCCCATAAACAAGAAAATAGTTAACAAAACAAATCTTATTCAATATTGGAACCAAACAAATAAGCCAGACATTAAGGATAAAGTCCAGAAGCTATACCTCTGCATTGGACCTCTGTGCAGCTAGGGCGGCATTAGCTCTAGCATTTACAAAACGCCACTGCAAGAGCCGGTTATGTAATAGCCTCACCACATGTGCATCAACTATCCGGTTCTCTCCAACCTTGCCTCTTCGAACATCAGCAGCAAAACTTAAAACTGAAGGCATGTTGCTCAAACTACTACTTGGAGTAACTACCACTCCATTCCTCACCCGGGAAGGGCTCACTCCCCTCATAGGTGAAGATGGCACCAACGACCTGCTGAGCTTACTTGGTGAAGCAGGTCGAGCAGCTCCACGAATGGGGGATAACTGCCCCCTGCTATTCACAACACCTCGAGGAGATGACACTGGACTATCCATAGATAACCTGCTGCTCTCAATCTGTTTAGGAGAACCCATATTTTTTGTTGCATTACCCTTATTAGACTCTGATTGGCGGCGCAATCTATTGTTAGTCTCTTGCCAAAACCTCGCAGGGACCACCATCCCTCTAGGCCGTGGCCCTTGTCCAACACCGCCGTAGCCATTTGTGCCACCACCACCGACATTACCAAGCTCGTGTGGTCCTGAATTAGTACTGTCGGAAGACACACTATCAGAATCGGAACAAGCCACAGGCTCAGATTGTGTAGTAGCTGAATTGCCGTCATCAACTGGCTCAGTAGCTTTCACTGAACCTAAATTGCAAGAATTCGACCTCAATCTCCCATCAACATCATCCACCATCGAGTTTTGTAATGCCCTAACCACATTGGCCCCAGATCCACTCACCCTCTTCCTCTCATCCGTGCAATCCAGGCTCCTACTCATACTATTTGGTTGCCGCAACCTCGCAGGCCACAGCTGCTGCTCTGTCGGCTTTGAATTCTCACTCTGATCCGCTCTAAACGGCGTCGTGACCTTCCTCCTCTCCGGCGTGCCTTTCCTTATATTCGGAGACGGCGCCGGCTTCGCTTTACTAACCTGGAGGGAGTAGGACTCGCCCTGAAACGACACCGATAAGCTCCTCGTCGAAGTGAACAGTAGCTTTTGAGCCGCGGACATGCCGCCGCCGCTAGCACCACCATTCCCGATCCTCAAATCCAAAGAATTAGGGCGAGGAGTGACAACTCTCCTCCTCTCCACCGATTGCGAGCGCTTCACAGACTGCGACAACGGCGTCGCCGCCGTCGAGCAGCCAGTTCTGGACGGCAACGGCGACGGACACcgccttgaatttgaacaagttgaggaagaagaagaggaggaggaggacatgTACCGAGAAGTGACCTCCCGAGCTTTGAGGCGGCGAGGAACAGCGACGCCATTGTCGGATTCAGAAGGCAGAAGAGGCGGCCTTACGGTGCCGTTTTGAGGACGACCTCCTCCTTGGGACGCGGCTTTGGGGTTCAATGTCGTCGACACAGCAGGTACCATCTCAGAAACTCAAAATCCCATTCAAATCTCATCCTCCAAAAACCCTAACCCCTCGCAGTTAACGAAATTCCAGCGACCTAAAAGCAAAACCTCCGACTATCCCTGCGAGTCCAACAGCTCTcagataaaatatttaaaaatcgcaaaaaatgacaaataaattaggaaaacaAAGAGTGAGAGAGGGGACAGTGAGAGGGAGGTTATGGGGAGGGGCGGCTTTCTACAAAAGTGCTTTTTTGGGGAGTGATCGGATAATTTGTAATATGGAAGATTACACGATGATATATGACCGTTACGATTAAATCGGCGAGAGAAGAAGTTGATTAGGCGATATTTGGGAGCATAACTGTCGTACTAGGCAGCAGGCGCACCCGTGTTTGGGTTGTGGCTCAATTTCAATtcccttttaaataaatatttttctattttgtttttttcttcatttttttattatgttgtgatatccacacaccttattttacttttcacatatttttaaaatttttgacatttaaattggatgaattgaaaatgattaatctacaaaaattatcaaaagatgtGTGAGAATTAAAATATGATACGTGGACATCCCTTTTTATTTAATGTTCTTTAGGGCGCACGCTAGTTTTAGGCAACGGGATCTTTTTTAATCGTTAATCCGAACTGTAAAATAGTAGGTTAGGACTTGACCGAGAAGTTGTTAGAGCAACAGTGTCACATATtgttattaatttaataataatattatttatgtaCTTCTCTTTATCTTTTACGTACTCTTGTTAAAAAAactggtttttcaaagctgcgttttgcagctttgtgttttttgttttttatacttatttatttcagaatcacctcagtaACAAACCATACCTAAGATCGCATGCCATGAGATTGTGTGTAATTTGTGTCACCAAGAACAAAAGAGAGATACGAATGTGGAGAAGGAATATGAATCTTCGAAGAGAAGTTATGCTATTCCTTTCTTTCAACACCGGTTTTAAAAATTAGGTGTTTAGTTGACCAACCCATTAGAATTCTGGATTCTATTAATTTTCTTGtcaattacaaaataataatatatctaGTAGTTAATTAGGAAATTGTTGTTGACAttccaaaattctcattttacactctaaattttctatatttaaaaataaaaatacatttgtgaggagtgtagaatgagatatttgaagtgccaataacacttcccattAATTAAATGAAGACATCgttattttcaaaaaaaataaaaaatttgtcaaatctATAAATTCGGTGATGAATTTTCGTATTATTTATGGCTAATGTTAATGtgagaaaataatttatgatgataagaaaattaatgatttgatttaatttgacatcttcttttctcctttctttgataaaacgaaTTAATTTCCCAAAACTTTGCCACTCATTAAAGTTTTATTGGTTTCTAGGTGGGTGTTACCTACGCTTGCTATAATTagtaagaaaatatatatatatatatatatataattattggtatttcaaaaatttcattttgcatttcaaattttctataattagtAAGAAAATTACAcatgtgaggagtgtagaatgagatttttgaagtgataataataattatatatatatatatatatattatattagaaTTGATATTACTACTCTAAATTAAACTAATGATAAAGGTAGAGTTTTAATCCGGGAGTTTTTAACTCAAAATATAGTgaattgaaataatttttttttatccactAGAATGATTCACCATTTGCTCggttaaatataattaaattttgaaGAAGAAGGTTACCAATATGTAGTAATTGGTTTTCTAGTATGATTATTGGGTGGCTTAGCTAACTTTGAATCATACAAAAGTGAAAAGGAGAATCACCTTCCTTCATGCTTAGTAACTCCACTTTCTTTAAGTtaatctttctcttttctttatgTCAATCTTAAGTAATTCTAAATCTTACCTTTTTAATGCAATGATATTAAAGCAAACCAACTCCCTTTCTTATTAGAATCTTAACTATTCCTCGATTGTACCCGCACCTGTATCTATTGTTTAGTGACGTGATTATCAATCATTATTCTTAAATAGTAATGTTAGGCAGACCAACTTTTTAGACCATATTTGCAAATCATATGATGTGTTACGAATAAAAATTAAgaacgttaatcaacacttaaataataatctatTATTAACAATTACGTCatatagtttacaaaatatagtttaaatagatggtcttcctagcattactttTTAGGATAACATATAACGAAATCATTGTTAATGATACAAAGGAGTTAAGCATAAAGACTTCTACTTTTAAAACAAACAAGTCAGCTGCAGCCAACTTTTTATATAATCTGCAGGATGTTACATGATTAATTAACAAAGTTAATAtgctattttttgttaattaaattATCAAAACCTTAATTTACACAGCCAGGGCATACTTGAAAAGGAAGAGGGAGGTATCTTCCAAGACTAAGACTTACATTGCTTTTTCTCCCAGAATTGCATCTTATCTAAACTTGGACTTTACTTCCACTTTTAAACCTAATTTAGAACTTACTGCATTTCACTGGTGTAAATTCCAGTAACTGCTATTTTTCAATTGATCTCTCTCCTTTGTCCAAGGAACTAGCTCTATCACCCTTtcctttttcctccttttataaTCCCTTCTCCAACACTCTATGTAtgtgtttggatttttttgttaaagagaCCAAATGTTGAGACCACACTTGCATGTGAAAACATGATTAAGGAATAAGGACCACTTCTCGTGGTTGTATTCCAAGCTAATAACGTATTCGAGTGAAATAgtcaaaacaaatgaaaattcgTAATTTATACGAGAGATGCCATCGTGATATCACAGCTGTTAATAAGTTTTCTTGCAAAGTCACATAATTTTCCTTTAATGTCTTTTACGTTTGATATGATGTTTCGAGCAGTTTTAAGCGTAGAGAGAAACtaaaaatgcaaaacaaaataaatgcaGAGGTAGAATGATGAGCAAGTAGTTGTGGGAAGCCATGCATTTAATTAGAGAGGAGAGGAAATAAATACCTGCCTAAATTCGATGAAGAAACAAAAGCTAAATCGGGTGGCCTCCATTCCATGTTGTTTTGTTGCTTAAGGACCATCCATGATTACTGTTTTGTTGCCTAATCCACATCAAATCACTATTCATTGAGGCCATCCCCACTTTCTCAACATTAAGAGGGCTAAACACTACATGATTTATGGTTATCGTCGACCAtctttgagaagaaaaaaaaagcatattTTCTAGGATGCTCCGTCCCCTCTGCCTCTATCTTTCCTCCACTTTGCTTTCTGTGTCTATGCCTTTTGAGGGTCCCACTTCTCCCTAAGCAAGTTGCACAGACATATGAGAGAGACTTACATGCACCCGAGTgtatattttgttgttttgtatAACACTAATAGCGTGATATGGTCACATGATGATTATGTAGAAGCAATTTAGGCAGATTGATTACGTTTAAGAGATTCTCTGAACATGACATTCGAAAGACAAGTGATACATTGATAAAACTTCACTCGAGCACCAAAATTTGGGAGAAAATCGTCATTTGGGAAATCAAAATGTTTACTAATTCGAGACTGAAACCCTAAGCTCTAAATGACAACCGAAACcaattaataatgttattaaatgagatcaaagttgaagaaaattgattagaagtaaaatgttttaaacGCATTTGTCTTTAACTTTAAGAAAGATAGAGCATCATGCGCAAAGCTGAACTTGAActtctacttttttttcttttgagtaagtacgatattcattggaCTCCTACTCAAGTTGGATTACATTTCAACATAGGTCTGCTAGTTAATTGCATGTTTGTCGAGTTGGTTGTGATAGGTTGTGACAAATAAAATGTACTTGAGTTTAGGTTCAGTCCTATTGTTTATTGTGTCAAAATGTGAGATGAACAAGACTGAACATGATGAGTTATGAATCCACAGTAAAGAGAGTTATCTAACTATCCTTATACATGAACTTCAAGTATTATCTTACAAGTCCCTACCAATTTAATTTTATCCCTAAAGTTCAATCTTATTCAGCCTACTAAACGGATCCATTGTTATGTTCTGTGGATTGGTTAAAGGACGAACCATATATGACAGGTCACATTATCCACGTGTGTTGATATTGTAAAGTGGCATTATATGGAGTACAATCTGGCACCTGCTGGAGCCTCTACCATAACGTAAAAAGAGGATTTAGGACAAAAGATGGTGGTGCATTTGATATTTCATATTTGCaagattgttttttatttacatCATCAATGTGGACAGTGATTGAATATCTTTTATCAAGTATCCAAAAATGATTAAGGGGTGCAACTTTATGACGGATTAATGCCAATTCTTTCATTATCAGCATGATAACATGGCACAACCGTTTTTTCGTTTTTGAacttatatgaaacaaattcaCCGTCACGTAGTGTTTTAATCTAGTAATACATCATGATGCATAGAGAAACTTACACTTAACAAT
Above is a window of Malus sylvestris chromosome 15, drMalSylv7.2, whole genome shotgun sequence DNA encoding:
- the LOC126601186 gene encoding QWRF motif-containing protein 2-like, with protein sequence MVPAVSTTLNPKAASQGGGRPQNGTVRPPLLPSESDNGVAVPRRLKAREVTSRYMSSSSSSSSSTCSNSRRCPSPLPSRTGCSTAATPLSQSVKRSQSVERRRVVTPRPNSLDLRIGNGGASGGGMSAAQKLLFTSTRSLSVSFQGESYSLQVSKAKPAPSPNIRKGTPERRKVTTPFRADQSENSKPTEQQLWPARLRQPNSMSRSLDCTDERKRVSGSGANVVRALQNSMVDDVDGRLRSNSCNLGSVKATEPVDDGNSATTQSEPVACSDSDSVSSDSTNSGPHELGNVGGGGTNGYGGVGQGPRPRGMVVPARFWQETNNRLRRQSESNKGNATKNMGSPKQIESSRLSMDSPVSSPRGVVNSRGQLSPIRGAARPASPSKLSRSLVPSSPMRGVSPSRVRNGVVVTPSSSLSNMPSVLSFAADVRRGKVGENRIVDAHVVRLLHNRLLQWRFVNARANAALAAQRSNAERSLYNAWVTSSRLRESVRQKRIELHLLRQHLKLTSILKGQMTYLEELSLMDQDYSDSLSGAIEALKASTLRLPVVGVARADVYNVKDAISSAVDVMQAMASSICLLLSKVGDVNFLVAELANVTAKEHALLGQCRDLLSTVVAMQVEECSLRTHILQRKRVPDSLTTEV